A stretch of the Saccharolobus caldissimus genome encodes the following:
- a CDS encoding ABC transporter permease subunit — protein MRVKYSLPYLVYITIFGIVPLFLTFIIVGLNINSIKSVFTIANPLQIIYNTFYFSLFTALVSTALGYILAVTVDMYPKKYIILLALLPFTIPFTSSALIWVISFYGGYGWFTYFLGLNYDPLYFSKTALTAVSLVSAWSSVPLAFLLILASLRSVPNEVKESAQIDGLSVSQYYLNVAFPYALKGILIAFLINFVLSMGNFDLPYVMTQGGPGFSTTTLPLMVYFMMFQYDNFAGGAFFASILALIASIPAIGVAMLVKKKGFKISLPPIKIPDRIFKPLMLVISIIIIIFLDFPVYWMILVAFRPNNLDFVKPPILLPRSFDSSYFISSLESSVPYMISSLVVSLLVGLITILFSSLGAYEGARKLWFWLLILSIYLYALPSTSYIIPVYLIVADTHLINTWLGLALPSAIFTVTFAFWTMFSFYIDFPKVYEEAAEVDGMKNKMLRLILPLSRPFLIASFIISFIFAWHLLFYPLVLSETPYNMAFPPSGSETITIFALNAISQGSVNWALLASSALVAALPVIIISYIAQDYMLRGLYSGGVKGV, from the coding sequence ATGAGGGTTAAATACTCCTTACCTTACTTAGTTTACATAACAATATTTGGAATAGTACCATTATTTTTGACGTTCATAATTGTAGGATTAAATATAAATTCCATTAAATCTGTTTTTACAATTGCAAATCCTTTACAAATAATTTATAATACTTTCTATTTCTCGTTATTTACTGCATTAGTCTCAACTGCTTTAGGATATATATTAGCGGTAACAGTTGATATGTATCCTAAGAAGTACATAATACTTTTAGCTTTACTACCATTTACTATACCCTTTACCTCTTCAGCATTGATTTGGGTAATAAGCTTTTACGGAGGTTATGGATGGTTTACCTATTTCCTCGGTTTAAATTATGATCCCCTATATTTCTCTAAGACAGCCTTGACTGCTGTAAGTCTTGTAAGTGCATGGAGTTCAGTTCCCTTAGCTTTCCTACTTATATTAGCATCATTAAGGAGTGTTCCTAATGAGGTGAAGGAATCAGCTCAAATTGACGGTCTTTCTGTCTCACAGTATTACCTTAATGTAGCCTTTCCCTATGCCTTAAAGGGGATATTAATAGCCTTTTTAATTAATTTCGTATTATCGATGGGTAACTTTGATTTACCTTACGTTATGACTCAAGGAGGTCCAGGGTTTTCTACAACTACATTACCATTAATGGTTTATTTTATGATGTTTCAATATGATAATTTCGCTGGGGGCGCATTCTTTGCTTCTATATTAGCGTTAATTGCGTCAATTCCAGCTATAGGTGTTGCAATGTTAGTGAAGAAAAAAGGGTTTAAAATAAGCTTACCTCCAATTAAAATTCCAGATAGAATTTTCAAGCCATTAATGCTAGTTATATCAATTATAATTATAATTTTCTTAGATTTTCCAGTTTATTGGATGATATTAGTAGCGTTCAGGCCTAATAATCTTGATTTCGTTAAGCCGCCAATTTTACTACCAAGGTCCTTTGACTCTTCTTATTTTATATCTTCGTTGGAATCTTCAGTTCCATATATGATAAGTTCCTTAGTTGTTTCTCTTTTAGTAGGTTTAATAACAATATTATTTTCCAGCCTAGGAGCCTATGAAGGAGCGAGAAAACTATGGTTTTGGCTACTAATTTTGTCTATATACTTATATGCTTTACCCTCAACATCGTATATAATTCCAGTTTACTTAATAGTAGCAGACACGCACTTAATAAACACTTGGCTTGGCTTAGCACTACCCTCTGCCATATTTACCGTTACTTTTGCTTTTTGGACCATGTTCAGTTTTTACATAGATTTTCCTAAAGTTTACGAAGAGGCAGCAGAGGTTGACGGTATGAAGAACAAAATGCTTAGGTTAATATTACCCCTTTCAAGACCTTTTTTAATAGCAAGCTTTATAATTTCATTCATATTTGCATGGCATTTATTGTTCTATCCATTAGTACTGAGCGAAACCCCTTATAATATGGCTTTTCCTCCTAGTGGAAGTGAGACCATAACAATATTTGCTCTAAACGCTATAAGTCAAGGGTCAGTAAACTGGGCTCTTTTAGCATCTTCAGCCTTAGTAGCAGCATTACCAGTTATAATAATCTCTTATATAGCGCAAGACTATATGCTAAGGGGTCTATATAGCGGAGGGGTTAAAGGGGTTTAA
- a CDS encoding MFS transporter has translation MNTNLVLIVLTLGTLMAAVDTTIVLLALPTITLSLHTDLLTSIWVLLAYLLVLSILSTQTGRIGDLVGRGKIYNLGFVIFTLASALCGFSTNILMLIGFRILQAIGGAMLTANSSAIIADIFPPNSRGRAYGITSLGWNIGALLGIVLGGILTTFLGWEYIFFINVPIGFIAVILGVISIKDINKVNTKLDIGGAILLGLSLTLLSLGLIFVAASGVSILYIIEILIGLILLPVFLFNEMKVKYPMINIKVFKIRLLSFSLLASFLQGIGALALTFLLIMYLQGVRGLSPLDSSLLLTPGYVIASVLAPFMGKIADRGKPGLIAGIGLTFILISLILYYFLLTPTVSYYIILLISGITGIGSAMFWPANATAIMYNAPKEYYGSISGLTRTLGSIGTTLSYVLSITVATLVVPRYVAFEIFLGTNTLNGDVSSAFVNGLHFAFLVSSVIITLSIIFSILGGKVREPRKI, from the coding sequence ATGAACACTAACCTAGTCCTTATTGTACTTACTTTAGGAACCCTAATGGCTGCAGTAGATACTACAATAGTTTTACTCGCACTACCTACGATAACATTGTCATTACATACTGATTTATTAACCTCAATTTGGGTACTCTTAGCTTATTTATTAGTCCTTTCAATACTTTCAACCCAAACTGGAAGAATAGGTGATCTAGTAGGAAGAGGCAAAATATACAATTTAGGATTTGTAATATTTACTTTAGCTTCTGCATTATGTGGTTTTTCAACAAACATTCTTATGTTAATAGGATTTAGAATTCTCCAAGCAATTGGAGGAGCTATGCTAACTGCTAATAGCTCAGCAATAATTGCTGATATATTTCCACCTAATAGTAGAGGTAGAGCATACGGGATTACTAGCCTAGGATGGAATATAGGAGCGCTTTTAGGGATAGTATTAGGAGGCATATTAACTACTTTCCTGGGATGGGAATACATATTTTTCATTAACGTCCCCATAGGATTTATTGCAGTAATCTTAGGAGTAATTAGTATTAAGGACATAAATAAGGTAAATACTAAACTTGACATTGGCGGGGCAATTCTACTAGGTTTATCTTTAACGTTACTATCATTGGGATTAATATTCGTTGCAGCTTCTGGTGTTTCCATTTTATATATAATAGAGATATTAATTGGGTTAATCTTGCTTCCAGTATTCCTATTCAACGAAATGAAGGTTAAATACCCCATGATAAACATTAAGGTATTTAAGATAAGATTATTGTCATTCTCCTTATTGGCAAGTTTTCTCCAAGGTATAGGCGCACTAGCTTTAACGTTTTTACTAATTATGTATCTACAAGGAGTTAGAGGATTGTCACCCTTAGATAGTTCTTTATTATTAACGCCAGGTTATGTAATTGCAAGCGTTCTAGCACCTTTCATGGGAAAAATTGCAGATAGGGGTAAACCTGGATTAATAGCAGGAATAGGACTCACATTTATCTTAATATCATTAATTTTATATTACTTTTTATTAACGCCTACTGTTTCGTATTATATTATCTTGCTGATAAGTGGAATTACTGGAATAGGCTCAGCAATGTTCTGGCCAGCTAACGCTACGGCAATAATGTATAATGCTCCTAAGGAGTATTACGGTTCTATTTCTGGTTTAACGAGAACTTTAGGAAGTATTGGGACTACTTTAAGTTATGTCTTAAGTATAACAGTTGCTACTTTAGTCGTCCCTAGATATGTTGCTTTCGAGATATTTTTGGGGACTAACACCCTAAATGGCGATGTGAGTTCAGCATTCGTTAATGGCTTACATTTTGCTTTTCTAGTATCCTCAGTCATTATTACATTATCAATAATCTTTTCAATTTTAGGGGGTAAAGTAAGGGAACCTAGGAAAATCTAA
- a CDS encoding ABC transporter ATP-binding protein, producing MIKLRNVTKFFGNFKAIDDVSLDIEKGEFFIVLGRSGSGKTTLLRLIAGLEKVSSGKIYIEDNDVTDLPPSKRDVGMVFQNYALYPNKKVFENMMIALENLNISKNEKEKRILEIAKELDIENLLDKYPNQLSGGQQQRVAIAKALVKRPKVMLMDEPLSNLDVQLRYSARKLIKRIQREFDITTIYVTHDSNEALAIGDRICVIDRGKVMQVGKPEEIYENPANEIVASLIGSPPMSFLKIDGKVIGVRPDNVILGDGPYEGIVSNCEFWGSYYLIYIEYNDNEIRALSKVRIREGSKVRFNLMNYKVFENEG from the coding sequence TTGATCAAACTTAGGAATGTTACTAAATTCTTCGGGAACTTTAAAGCTATAGATGATGTTAGCCTTGATATAGAGAAAGGAGAGTTCTTTATCGTATTAGGCAGATCTGGTTCTGGAAAGACCACTCTATTAAGACTTATAGCTGGTTTAGAAAAGGTAAGTAGCGGGAAAATCTATATTGAAGATAATGATGTTACAGATTTACCTCCTTCTAAAAGGGATGTAGGAATGGTTTTTCAAAATTATGCATTATATCCTAATAAAAAAGTTTTCGAAAATATGATGATTGCATTAGAAAATCTAAATATTAGCAAAAATGAGAAAGAGAAGAGAATTTTGGAGATAGCTAAGGAACTAGATATAGAAAATTTACTAGATAAGTATCCTAATCAACTATCTGGGGGTCAACAACAGAGAGTTGCCATAGCTAAAGCTCTTGTTAAAAGACCCAAGGTAATGTTAATGGATGAACCTCTATCTAATTTAGATGTACAACTCAGATATTCAGCTAGAAAGTTAATAAAGAGGATTCAAAGGGAATTTGATATAACAACCATATACGTTACTCATGATTCTAATGAAGCATTAGCGATAGGGGATAGAATATGCGTAATAGATAGAGGAAAGGTGATGCAAGTTGGTAAACCAGAAGAGATTTACGAGAATCCCGCTAACGAGATAGTTGCTTCATTAATAGGAAGTCCTCCAATGAGTTTCCTTAAAATTGACGGAAAAGTGATAGGAGTTAGACCAGATAATGTAATTTTAGGAGATGGACCTTATGAAGGTATTGTAAGTAATTGTGAGTTCTGGGGATCTTATTATTTAATTTATATAGAGTATAATGATAATGAGATTAGAGCGTTAAGTAAGGTTAGAATAAGGGAAGGCTCTAAGGTTAGGTTTAACCTTATGAACTACAAGGTGTTTGAGAATGAGGGTTAA